A window from Streptomyces sp. NBC_00271 encodes these proteins:
- a CDS encoding bifunctional DNA primase/polymerase: MFIVEETIAGPEAVQIPKQRGESLLDTAVRYAEERHWDVFPGTWLEAVEGMQRCSCGEATCPTPGAHATREDWATQATGSATAARRMWSKQPNASILLPTGRTFDAIDVPETAGFLALARMERMELTLGPVTCTPDRRMHFFVLPGAAVKVPDLVRRLGWPPASLDLVTLGEGSYVAAPPTRFGSRGAVQWACRPTPANRWLPDAEELISPLAYACGRDR; the protein is encoded by the coding sequence GTGTTCATCGTGGAAGAGACCATCGCGGGGCCCGAGGCCGTCCAAATCCCGAAGCAGCGTGGCGAATCACTGCTTGACACCGCCGTGCGATATGCCGAAGAGCGCCATTGGGACGTGTTCCCGGGCACGTGGCTCGAGGCCGTCGAAGGGATGCAACGCTGCTCCTGCGGCGAGGCCACCTGCCCCACGCCGGGCGCACACGCGACGCGCGAGGACTGGGCGACGCAGGCGACGGGCAGTGCGACCGCCGCGCGCCGGATGTGGTCGAAGCAGCCGAACGCGTCGATCCTGCTGCCCACCGGGCGTACGTTCGATGCGATCGATGTGCCGGAGACAGCCGGGTTCCTCGCGCTCGCCCGCATGGAGCGGATGGAACTGACGCTGGGGCCGGTGACGTGCACGCCGGACCGGCGCATGCACTTCTTCGTCCTTCCCGGCGCGGCGGTGAAGGTCCCCGACCTGGTACGCCGACTGGGCTGGCCGCCCGCCTCCCTCGACCTGGTCACCCTGGGCGAAGGCTCGTACGTGGCGGCTCCGCCCACCCGGTTCGGTTCACGGGGTGCGGTGCAGTGGGCCTGCCGGCCGACGCCGGCGAATCGGTGGCTGCCGGATGCGGAGGAATTGATCTCGCCGCTCGCCTACGCGTGCGGGCGGGATCGCTGA
- a CDS encoding ABC transporter substrate-binding protein has protein sequence MTGRRRTSTTPPVRSQRTGSKISKKVKTRALFAGAVVACASIAVGCGVVPGITGGSGDDPITVMTWAPQDTPATNKPGMPAMAEAYARWVNANGGINGHKLKVLTCNDHNDTVYAAKCARRAADENVVAVVGSYSQHGRSFLAPLEAAGIPYIGGYGVTDDEFSSPLSYPINGGEPALLAGLGEQLGKACGPVALVRPDTVAGDQLPVLLNAGLKAEGHAAGTDQRAAEDATEYSKQTELALGRASSDPLKQGCVVSALGDRTETFMDSFRRDRQDYPKVGTGTVLGSLDQSLIDSTGGPSSPYEGAHVTGWYPVASDKRWDPMRKVIKEQAFGDNRIDPADAGVQTTWIAYNVLRSVVESLGDSPITSLAIRHALDNGLKVTTGRLTPTLSWRYEDLIAAVDFPRLVNAHVTFQVVRKGQLASERNGFIDVSKTLETADSN, from the coding sequence ATGACCGGTAGGCGACGCACCAGCACCACCCCACCCGTCCGCTCCCAGCGGACCGGGTCCAAAATCTCGAAGAAGGTCAAGACCAGAGCCCTCTTCGCGGGCGCGGTGGTGGCGTGTGCGTCGATCGCTGTCGGGTGCGGGGTCGTCCCCGGTATCACGGGGGGTTCCGGGGACGACCCCATCACCGTCATGACCTGGGCGCCGCAGGACACTCCCGCGACCAACAAGCCCGGCATGCCCGCCATGGCCGAGGCCTACGCGCGCTGGGTCAACGCGAACGGTGGCATCAACGGCCACAAGCTCAAGGTCTTGACCTGCAACGACCACAACGACACCGTGTACGCGGCGAAGTGCGCCCGGCGCGCGGCCGACGAGAACGTGGTCGCGGTCGTCGGCTCCTACAGCCAGCACGGCCGCTCCTTCCTGGCCCCGCTGGAGGCCGCCGGCATCCCGTACATCGGCGGCTACGGCGTCACCGACGACGAGTTCTCGAGCCCGCTCTCCTATCCGATCAACGGCGGCGAGCCCGCCCTGCTGGCCGGCCTCGGGGAGCAGCTCGGCAAGGCGTGCGGCCCGGTGGCGCTCGTCCGCCCCGACACCGTCGCGGGCGACCAGCTCCCGGTGCTGCTCAACGCCGGCCTGAAGGCGGAAGGTCACGCGGCCGGCACCGACCAGCGGGCCGCCGAGGACGCGACCGAGTACTCGAAGCAGACCGAGCTCGCGCTCGGCCGCGCGAGCTCGGACCCGCTGAAGCAGGGCTGTGTGGTGTCCGCGCTCGGGGACCGTACGGAGACCTTCATGGACTCGTTCCGGCGCGACCGCCAGGACTATCCGAAGGTCGGCACGGGCACGGTGCTGGGCAGCCTCGACCAGTCCCTGATCGATTCCACCGGCGGCCCGTCGAGCCCGTACGAGGGCGCGCACGTCACCGGCTGGTACCCGGTGGCGAGCGACAAGCGCTGGGACCCGATGCGCAAGGTGATCAAGGAGCAGGCCTTCGGCGACAACCGGATCGACCCCGCGGACGCCGGCGTGCAGACCACCTGGATCGCGTACAACGTGCTCAGGTCGGTCGTCGAGTCACTGGGCGACAGCCCGATCACCTCGCTCGCGATCCGGCACGCCCTCGACAACGGCCTCAAGGTGACCACCGGCCGGCTCACCCCGACCCTCAGCTGGCGTTACGAGGACCTGATCGCGGCCGTCGACTTCCCGCGCCTGGTCAACGCCCACGTCACCTTCCAGGTCGTACGCAAGGGCCAGCTGGCCTCCGAGCGCAACGGGTTCATCGACGTGTCGAAGACGCTGGAGACCGCGGACTCGAACTGA
- a CDS encoding metal-dependent transcriptional regulator: MSGLIDTTEMYLRTILELEEEGVVPMRARIAERLDQSGPTVSQTVARMERDGLVAVATDRHLELTEEGRRLATRVMRKHRLAECLLVDVIGLEWEQVHAEACRWEHVMSEAVERRVLELLRHPTESPYGNPIPGLEELGEKDGADPFLDESMVSLAELDPGLDGKTVVVRRIGEPIQTDAQLMYTLRRAGVQPGSVVSVTESAGGVLVGSGGEAAELESDVASHVFVAKR; this comes from the coding sequence ATGTCCGGACTGATCGACACCACGGAGATGTATCTCCGCACCATCCTCGAGCTGGAGGAGGAAGGCGTGGTCCCCATGCGCGCCCGGATCGCGGAGCGGCTCGATCAGAGCGGTCCGACGGTCAGCCAGACGGTGGCGCGCATGGAGCGCGACGGTCTGGTGGCGGTCGCCACCGACCGGCACCTGGAGCTGACCGAGGAGGGCCGTCGTCTCGCCACCCGAGTGATGCGCAAGCACCGCCTCGCGGAGTGCCTGCTCGTCGACGTGATCGGTCTGGAGTGGGAGCAGGTGCACGCCGAGGCGTGTCGCTGGGAGCACGTGATGAGCGAGGCGGTGGAGCGGCGCGTGCTGGAGCTGCTGCGCCACCCGACCGAGTCGCCGTACGGCAACCCGATCCCCGGCCTGGAGGAGCTCGGCGAGAAGGACGGCGCCGACCCGTTCCTGGACGAGAGCATGGTGTCCCTGGCCGAGCTCGACCCCGGCCTGGACGGCAAGACGGTCGTCGTGCGCCGGATCGGCGAGCCCATCCAGACGGACGCGCAGCTGATGTACACGCTGCGGCGCGCGGGCGTGCAGCCCGGCTCCGTGGTGAGCGTGACGGAGTCGGCGGGCGGCGTGCTCGTCGGCAGCGGTGGTGAGGCGGCGGAGCTGGAGTCGGACGTCGCGTCCCACGTGTTCGTCGCCAAGCGCTGA
- a CDS encoding alpha/beta fold hydrolase, with amino-acid sequence MVRRIDVTGAGGLRLAAWEFADPPKTDPPRTPPAPGVLLLHGLMGRASHWASTARWLSERHRAVALDQRGHGQSDKAPEGQYTREAYVEDVEAALEQLGLAPTVLIGHAMGALTGWQLAAKRPDLVRGLIICDMRASALGAASQREWEDWFKAWPMPFATLADVRKWFGEDDPWVERPNPSRGEFYAEVMHESADGWRPVFEPEQMLKSRQTWVYDAHWEELAQVQCPALVVRGLDGELGRAEAQEMVRVLPHGQYAEVADAGHLVHYDQPEAWRAAIEPFLDGVLTGQDR; translated from the coding sequence ATGGTGCGGCGCATCGACGTGACGGGCGCGGGCGGCCTACGCCTCGCTGCCTGGGAGTTCGCCGATCCTCCCAAGACCGACCCGCCCAGGACCCCGCCGGCCCCCGGCGTGCTGCTTCTGCACGGCCTCATGGGCCGCGCCTCCCACTGGGCGTCCACCGCCCGCTGGCTCTCCGAGCGGCATCGCGCGGTCGCCCTCGACCAGCGCGGCCACGGCCAGAGCGACAAGGCGCCGGAGGGGCAGTACACGCGGGAGGCGTACGTCGAGGACGTCGAGGCCGCTCTCGAGCAGCTGGGTCTCGCCCCGACCGTCCTCATCGGGCACGCGATGGGCGCGCTGACCGGCTGGCAGCTCGCCGCCAAGCGCCCCGACCTCGTCCGCGGGCTGATCATCTGCGACATGCGGGCCTCGGCGTTGGGGGCCGCGTCGCAGCGTGAGTGGGAGGACTGGTTCAAGGCCTGGCCCATGCCCTTCGCCACGCTCGCCGACGTACGGAAGTGGTTCGGCGAGGACGACCCCTGGGTGGAGCGCCCGAACCCCTCCCGCGGCGAGTTCTACGCCGAGGTGATGCACGAGTCCGCCGACGGCTGGCGCCCGGTCTTCGAACCCGAGCAGATGCTCAAGTCCCGCCAGACCTGGGTGTACGACGCCCACTGGGAGGAGCTCGCCCAGGTCCAGTGCCCCGCGCTGGTCGTACGGGGCCTGGACGGCGAGCTCGGCCGGGCCGAGGCCCAGGAGATGGTCCGCGTCCTGCCGCACGGCCAGTACGCGGAGGTGGCCGACGCCGGTCACCTCGTGCACTACGACCAGCCGGAGGCGTGGCGAGCGGCGATCGAGCCCTTCCTCGACGGCGTACTCACCGGCCAGGACCGCTAG
- a CDS encoding transcriptional regulator has translation MAARPLVARQPNERLQALIQEAGCSNAGLARRVNMCGAEHGLDLRYDKTSVARWLRGQQPRGRAPAIIAEALGRKLGRTVTIDEIGMANGKNLASGVGLQFSPTVLGAIEQVCELWRSDVGRRDFLSGSSVAASALVEPSRDWLISAPDSQVARAAGPRVGLSDVAAVRAMTQALTDLDHQYGSGHVRPVVVHYLNSVVSGLLAGSYREGVGRELFSAVSRLTELAGYMAIDTGQPGLAQRYYIQALRLAQAAGDRGYGGYVLAASMSHLAAQLGNPREIAQLARAAQEGARGRVTPRAESMFHAAEARGHALMGDARAAQVASGRAITALEGADDASGDDPTWIAHFDEAYLADELAHCHRDLGQAEAAARCAEESLAGHPESRARRRAIGYVLLATAQVQQREVEQACHTGLRAVELLGTLRSNRGAEYLDDFQQRLEPYRDEAVVREFGARLELQAAA, from the coding sequence ATGGCCGCAAGGCCTCTCGTCGCCAGGCAGCCGAACGAACGGCTGCAGGCGCTCATCCAGGAAGCGGGCTGTTCCAACGCCGGCCTGGCCCGCCGGGTCAACATGTGCGGCGCCGAGCACGGCCTCGATCTGCGCTACGACAAGACCTCGGTGGCGCGCTGGCTGCGCGGTCAGCAGCCGAGGGGGCGCGCTCCCGCGATCATCGCCGAGGCGCTCGGCCGCAAGCTGGGCCGTACGGTCACGATCGACGAGATCGGCATGGCCAACGGCAAGAACCTCGCGTCGGGCGTGGGGTTGCAGTTCTCGCCGACCGTCCTCGGCGCCATCGAGCAGGTGTGCGAGCTGTGGCGCAGTGACGTCGGGCGCAGGGACTTCCTGTCCGGCTCGTCCGTCGCCGCCTCCGCGCTCGTCGAGCCGAGCCGCGACTGGCTGATCTCCGCGCCGGACTCGCAGGTGGCGCGCGCGGCGGGTCCACGGGTCGGGCTCTCGGACGTGGCGGCGGTCCGCGCGATGACCCAGGCGCTCACGGACCTGGACCACCAGTACGGCAGCGGGCACGTGCGCCCGGTCGTCGTGCACTACCTCAACAGCGTGGTCTCCGGCCTGCTCGCGGGTTCGTACCGGGAGGGCGTCGGACGTGAACTCTTCTCGGCGGTCTCGCGGTTGACGGAACTCGCGGGCTACATGGCCATCGACACCGGTCAACCGGGCCTCGCCCAGCGGTACTACATCCAGGCGCTGCGGCTCGCCCAGGCGGCCGGCGACCGTGGATACGGCGGGTACGTGCTGGCCGCGTCCATGAGCCACCTGGCGGCGCAGCTCGGCAACCCGCGGGAGATCGCGCAGTTGGCGCGCGCGGCGCAGGAGGGGGCGCGGGGGCGGGTGACACCCCGCGCGGAGTCGATGTTCCACGCCGCGGAGGCGCGCGGGCACGCCCTGATGGGCGACGCGCGCGCCGCTCAGGTGGCGTCCGGGCGTGCGATCACCGCGCTCGAGGGCGCCGACGATGCCTCGGGGGACGACCCGACGTGGATCGCGCACTTCGACGAGGCCTATCTCGCCGACGAGTTGGCGCACTGCCACCGTGACCTGGGTCAGGCGGAGGCCGCCGCGCGCTGCGCCGAGGAGTCCCTCGCCGGGCATCCGGAGTCGCGGGCCCGCCGCCGGGCCATCGGTTACGTCCTGCTGGCCACCGCGCAGGTCCAGCAGCGCGAGGTGGAACAGGCGTGCCACACGGGTCTGCGCGCGGTCGAACTCCTCGGCACGCTCCGCTCCAACCGCGGCGCCGAGTACCTGGACGACTTCCAGCAGCGCCTGGAGCCGTACCGGGACGAGGCGGTGGTACGGGAGTTCGGGGCGCGGCTGGAGTTGCAGGCGGCGGCGTGA
- a CDS encoding ABC transporter ATP-binding protein produces MAEQTGADAPAVRVQGLWKRFGEQVAVAGIDLELPAGRFIGLVGPNGAGKTTTLSMVTGLLRPDQGGVEVVGHDVWRDPAAVKARIGILPEGLRLFERLSGRELLAYTGRLRGLPGAEVDKRTTQLLDVLDLAGAQHKLVVDYSTGMRKKIGLAAALLHNPEVLFLDEPFEGVDPVSAQTIRGVLERYTASGATVVFSSHVMELVESLCDWVAVMVAGRIRAHGPLAEVRGDAPSLQQAFLELVGAQGRDRGSDLDWLGGGATR; encoded by the coding sequence ATGGCCGAGCAAACAGGGGCAGACGCTCCCGCCGTACGTGTGCAAGGGCTCTGGAAGCGGTTCGGGGAGCAGGTCGCGGTCGCCGGGATCGATCTGGAGTTGCCGGCGGGGCGGTTCATCGGGCTCGTAGGGCCCAACGGCGCGGGCAAGACGACCACTCTCTCAATGGTGACCGGGCTGCTCAGGCCCGACCAGGGCGGCGTCGAGGTCGTCGGCCATGACGTCTGGCGCGACCCGGCGGCGGTGAAGGCCCGGATCGGCATACTCCCCGAGGGCCTGCGGCTCTTCGAACGGCTCTCCGGGCGTGAGCTCCTCGCCTACACCGGCCGGTTGCGCGGCCTGCCCGGCGCCGAGGTCGACAAGCGCACCACCCAGCTCCTCGACGTCCTCGACCTCGCGGGCGCCCAGCACAAACTCGTCGTCGACTACTCGACGGGCATGCGCAAGAAGATCGGCCTCGCCGCCGCTCTCCTCCACAACCCCGAGGTCCTCTTCCTCGACGAGCCGTTCGAGGGCGTCGACCCCGTCTCCGCGCAGACCATCCGCGGCGTCCTGGAGCGCTACACGGCATCGGGCGCCACGGTCGTCTTCTCCTCCCACGTCATGGAACTCGTCGAATCGCTGTGCGACTGGGTGGCCGTCATGGTCGCGGGGCGCATCCGCGCGCACGGCCCGCTCGCGGAGGTCCGCGGCGACGCGCCCTCCCTCCAGCAGGCGTTCCTTGAACTGGTCGGCGCACAGGGCCGCGACCGCGGGTCCGACCTGGACTGGCTGGGCGGCGGGGCGACGCGATGA
- a CDS encoding SCO4402 family protein yields MGGMPLNDMPWWRWRSNVRSALHMLSDPTFQRDVWLAGIDGYGDVTDAVYRLVEDTWLDSWSAEKYVGTIFRDSQEAALVDTAVLRVLRIMHQVGPDAPVSAYLDHQGWPDALRAARDAHVRLAVSDGEDPDAPPRTLEVLRILTRSA; encoded by the coding sequence ATGGGCGGCATGCCACTGAACGACATGCCCTGGTGGCGCTGGCGCAGCAATGTGCGCTCCGCGCTGCACATGCTCTCCGACCCCACCTTCCAACGAGACGTCTGGCTCGCCGGGATCGACGGGTACGGGGACGTCACCGACGCCGTGTACCGCTTGGTCGAGGACACCTGGCTGGACAGCTGGTCCGCCGAGAAGTACGTCGGCACGATCTTCCGGGACTCCCAGGAGGCGGCCCTCGTCGACACCGCCGTGCTCCGCGTCCTGCGGATCATGCACCAGGTCGGGCCCGACGCCCCCGTCTCCGCCTACCTCGACCACCAGGGGTGGCCGGATGCACTGCGGGCGGCGCGCGACGCCCACGTACGTCTCGCGGTGAGCGACGGCGAGGACCCCGACGCTCCGCCGCGGACGCTGGAGGTCCTGCGGATCCTGACGCGGTCGGCGTAG
- the purU gene encoding formyltetrahydrofolate deformylase, which yields MNDQSTGAAAPAEQYVLTLSCPDKQGIVHAVSSYLFMTGCNIEDSQQFGDHDTGLFFMRVHFSAEAPVTVDKLRASFAAIGDSFHMDWQLNRAEDKMRVVLMVSKFGHCLNDLLFRARTGALRVDIAAVVSNHTDFAELVASYDVPFHHIPVTRDTKAQAEAQLLELVRSEGVELVVLARYMQVLSDDLCKQLSGRIINIHHSFLPSFKGAKPYHQAHARGVKLIGATAHYVTADLDEGPIIEQEVERVGHDVTPDGLVAIGRDVECQALARAVKWHAERRILLNGRRTVVFA from the coding sequence ATGAACGATCAGTCCACCGGCGCCGCCGCGCCCGCCGAACAGTACGTCCTGACCCTCTCCTGCCCGGACAAGCAGGGAATCGTGCACGCCGTGTCGAGCTACCTCTTCATGACCGGCTGCAACATCGAGGACAGCCAGCAGTTCGGCGACCACGACACGGGACTGTTCTTCATGCGCGTCCACTTCTCGGCGGAGGCGCCGGTGACCGTGGACAAGCTGCGCGCGAGCTTCGCGGCGATCGGTGACTCCTTCCACATGGACTGGCAGCTCAACCGGGCCGAGGACAAGATGCGGGTCGTGCTGATGGTCAGCAAGTTCGGCCACTGCCTGAACGACCTGCTCTTCCGCGCGCGGACCGGCGCGCTGCGCGTCGACATCGCGGCCGTGGTCTCCAACCACACGGACTTCGCCGAGCTCGTGGCCTCGTACGACGTCCCCTTCCACCACATTCCGGTGACGAGGGACACGAAGGCGCAGGCCGAGGCGCAGCTGCTCGAACTGGTCCGCTCCGAAGGCGTCGAACTGGTCGTGCTGGCCCGCTACATGCAGGTGCTCTCGGACGACCTGTGCAAGCAGCTCAGCGGCCGGATCATCAACATCCACCACTCCTTCCTGCCGAGCTTCAAGGGCGCGAAGCCGTACCACCAGGCGCATGCGCGCGGTGTGAAGCTGATCGGCGCGACGGCGCACTACGTCACCGCCGACCTCGACGAGGGGCCGATCATCGAGCAGGAGGTCGAGCGCGTCGGCCACGACGTGACGCCCGACGGACTGGTCGCCATCGGGCGGGACGTGGAGTGCCAGGCGCTGGCGCGCGCGGTGAAGTGGCACGCCGAGCGCCGGATCCTTCTGAACGGCCGCCGCACGGTGGTATTCGCGTAG
- a CDS encoding transporter: MSTSTSGVSSEASITPVVVRLKLSLLRNGLRQSAGRRAAYITSVVVVLLFAALQLLGLIALRGNAHAASVTVLLIAVMALGWAVMPLFFPSGDETLDPTRLVMLPLRPHPLVRALLVASLVGIGPLFTLCLLVGSVISVAHGTAAYVTGVVAVPLALLVCVALARAVAAANIRLLSSRKGRDLAVLSGLVIAIGAQLVNFGAQQLGSAGGLSRLDPAADVLRWVPPGSAIGAVDSMSRGSYGVGVAQLVLSAAALVGLLALWSRHLTLLMTSPDGSTLQAGESAARERIPTGGLRRLLPSGRTGTVMERSLRYVWRDPKTKAAWVTSLAIGLIVPVFNALQGTGSIYFACFATGMLGIQMYNQFGQDTSAFWMVAMAIASPHDAYVELRGRALALLVITLPYATLVTVLTTAMLDDWSKLPEVLGLSFALLGAMLATGAWSSARFPYSIPQEGYKNVAPGQAGLAWIAIFGGMVSAALLTAPVIALTIWLNVTADGDRWSWLLLPLGAGYGALITAFGLRMAAPRTARRLPEILAAVSKG, encoded by the coding sequence ATGAGCACGAGCACCTCCGGAGTCTCCTCCGAGGCCTCGATCACCCCCGTCGTCGTACGGCTGAAGCTGTCGCTGCTGCGCAACGGGCTGCGACAGTCGGCCGGGCGGCGGGCCGCGTACATCACCTCGGTCGTCGTCGTCCTCCTCTTCGCCGCCCTCCAACTGCTCGGCCTCATCGCCCTGCGCGGCAACGCGCACGCCGCGTCCGTCACCGTCCTGCTGATCGCGGTCATGGCGCTCGGCTGGGCCGTGATGCCGCTGTTCTTCCCCAGCGGCGACGAGACCCTCGACCCGACCCGGCTCGTCATGCTGCCGTTGCGACCGCACCCGCTGGTCCGGGCGCTGCTCGTGGCCTCGCTGGTCGGTATCGGACCGCTGTTCACCCTGTGCCTGCTGGTCGGTTCCGTGATCTCCGTGGCGCACGGCACGGCGGCATACGTCACCGGTGTCGTGGCCGTGCCGTTGGCGCTGCTCGTCTGTGTGGCCCTCGCGCGGGCCGTGGCCGCCGCCAACATCCGGCTGCTGTCCAGCCGCAAGGGCCGCGACCTGGCCGTACTGAGCGGCCTCGTCATCGCGATCGGCGCACAGCTCGTCAACTTCGGCGCACAGCAGCTCGGTTCGGCGGGTGGACTGTCCCGGCTCGACCCGGCGGCGGACGTGCTGCGCTGGGTGCCGCCCGGGTCGGCGATCGGCGCGGTGGACTCGATGAGCAGGGGCTCGTACGGGGTGGGGGTCGCCCAACTCGTCCTGAGCGCGGCGGCGCTGGTGGGGCTGCTGGCGCTCTGGTCGAGGCACCTGACCCTGCTGATGACCTCCCCGGACGGGTCGACGTTGCAGGCGGGCGAAAGTGCGGCGCGGGAGCGGATCCCGACGGGCGGGCTGCGCCGGCTGCTGCCCTCGGGGCGCACCGGGACCGTGATGGAGCGCAGCCTGCGGTACGTGTGGCGCGACCCGAAGACGAAGGCCGCGTGGGTGACCTCGCTGGCGATCGGGCTGATCGTGCCCGTGTTCAACGCCCTGCAGGGCACCGGCTCGATCTACTTCGCGTGCTTCGCGACCGGAATGCTCGGCATCCAGATGTACAACCAGTTCGGTCAGGACACCTCCGCGTTCTGGATGGTCGCGATGGCCATCGCGTCCCCGCACGACGCGTACGTCGAACTGCGCGGGCGTGCGCTGGCGCTGCTGGTGATCACCCTGCCGTACGCGACCCTCGTGACCGTGCTGACGACGGCGATGCTCGACGACTGGTCCAAGCTGCCCGAGGTGCTCGGCCTGTCCTTCGCGCTGCTCGGCGCGATGCTGGCCACCGGCGCCTGGTCCTCGGCCCGCTTCCCGTACTCGATCCCGCAGGAGGGCTACAAGAACGTGGCCCCCGGGCAGGCGGGCCTCGCCTGGATCGCCATCTTCGGCGGGATGGTCTCGGCGGCGCTGCTGACCGCTCCCGTCATCGCCCTCACGATCTGGCTGAACGTGACGGCGGACGGGGACCGGTGGAGCTGGCTGCTGCTGCCGCTGGGGGCCGGATACGGGGCGCTGATCACGGCGTTCGGGCTGCGGATGGCGGCGCCGCGGACGGCCCGACGGCTGCCGGAGATCCTGGCGGCGGTCAGCAAGGGCTGA